One Clostridia bacterium DNA segment encodes these proteins:
- a CDS encoding helix-turn-helix domain-containing protein translates to MDLKEAASILNISESTARRWIKSGKLRAELIDGPYGPQYDISEEAIERAKNIQNVPIIVHNDNPIITQEDITRAIQRSINEGMAKPMHRLEQGILQEVRELKGELSSLKGELVETREELITVKEKDRARQEERDRQLMKAIRDIQERQKRPWYKKIFRSDD, encoded by the coding sequence GTGGACTTAAAAGAGGCGGCCAGTATATTGAATATAAGCGAGTCAACAGCTAGAAGATGGATAAAAAGCGGAAAGCTTCGAGCTGAACTAATAGACGGACCATATGGGCCGCAGTATGACATTTCAGAAGAAGCGATTGAAAGGGCGAAGAATATTCAAAACGTGCCTATAATTGTGCATAATGATAACCCTATAATCACGCAGGAGGACATAACAAGGGCTATACAGCGATCAATTAACGAGGGTATGGCTAAGCCTATGCACAGACTTGAACAGGGTATTCTTCAGGAAGTGAGAGAGCTCAAAGGTGAGTTATCGTCATTGAAGGGTGAACTAGTTGAAACTAGAGAAGAATTAATAACAGTGAAAGAAAAGGACAGGGCGAGGCAAGAGGAAAGGGATAGGCAGCTAATGAAGGCTATTCGAGATATACAGGAACGACAAAAGCGACCATGGTATAAAAAAATATTTAGATCAGATGATTAG
- a CDS encoding zinc ribbon domain-containing protein — translation MVNCKACGKEIAKGVKKCPHCGKDQRNFFMKHKIITGILVIVLLAALSGVIGGDDKPSSGGDISSKENSKTEENVEKGKEKEEKKTEFKVDEVISYKDFDLIFTNQRNISGINDSEYIVLDVTVVSKKDNFNFFGDVQGVTDDNEVVDNTIAFVEEDLGDPITTAWTKTLNKHQKASGYVAFDKKINKIEIRSDLFSNDVISVIVN, via the coding sequence ATGGTAAATTGTAAAGCTTGTGGTAAGGAAATTGCAAAAGGGGTAAAAAAATGCCCTCATTGTGGTAAAGATCAGCGTAACTTTTTTATGAAGCATAAGATTATAACTGGTATTTTAGTTATTGTTTTATTAGCAGCATTAAGTGGAGTGATAGGTGGAGATGATAAACCTTCATCTGGAGGAGATATATCAAGTAAAGAAAATAGTAAAACAGAAGAAAATGTAGAAAAAGGTAAAGAGAAAGAAGAAAAGAAAACAGAATTTAAAGTAGATGAAGTTATTTCCTATAAGGATTTTGATTTAATTTTTACAAATCAAAGAAACATAAGTGGTATAAATGACTCTGAATACATTGTATTAGATGTAACTGTTGTGTCTAAAAAAGATAATTTTAATTTCTTTGGTGATGTTCAAGGGGTTACAGATGACAATGAGGTAGTAGATAATACTATAGCTTTTGTTGAAGAAGATTTGGGTGATCCAATAACGACAGCTTGGACAAAAACATTAAATAAACATCAAAAAGCAAGTGGATACGTAGCCTTTGATAAAAAAATAAATAAAATAGAAATTAGGAGTGATTTATTTTCAAACGATGTCATTTCTGTAATTGTGAATTAA
- a CDS encoding recombinase family protein, translated as MIYGYMRISTNKESQKTDRQKVTLERYAADNNFKYDAIVEERISGTVKAENRPIYKDLKTKTLREGDILVITDLDRLGRDADDTISEVKDLKAKGIKLIALDIPYMNEWDNTVDDGMYNMIIDIVITLKAHMAEQEREKTVQRINQGLDAARAKGKTLGRPKEGLPKEFIKEYEKFLNGDYGEMTKTGFAKYLGIGRSTLYKYINMYEKERGLN; from the coding sequence ATGATTTATGGATATATGAGAATTAGCACCAATAAGGAAAGCCAAAAGACAGATAGACAAAAGGTAACACTTGAAAGGTATGCAGCAGATAATAATTTTAAATATGATGCAATAGTAGAAGAAAGGATATCAGGAACAGTTAAAGCAGAGAATAGGCCCATATATAAGGATTTAAAGACTAAGACATTAAGGGAAGGGGATATATTAGTTATTACTGATTTAGACAGATTAGGGAGAGATGCAGACGATACAATATCAGAAGTCAAAGACTTAAAGGCCAAAGGGATTAAACTGATAGCATTAGATATACCTTATATGAATGAATGGGATAACACAGTTGATGATGGAATGTATAACATGATAATTGATATAGTAATAACTTTAAAGGCCCATATGGCAGAGCAGGAAAGAGAAAAGACAGTCCAAAGGATTAATCAAGGGTTAGATGCAGCAAGAGCCAAAGGAAAGACATTAGGAAGGCCTAAGGAAGGATTGCCAAAGGAATTTATTAAAGAATATGAAAAGTTTTTAAATGGAGATTATGGAGAAATGACAAAGACAGGGTTTGCAAAGTATTTAGGAATTGGTAGAAGTACATTATACAAATATATAAATATGTATGAGAAGGAAAGGGGGTTAAACTAA